Genomic DNA from Streptomyces venezuelae:
CGCATGCCCCACAACCCCTACTCCCGCCTCTTCGCGATACCCGGCACCACCGCCTTCACCCTCGGCAACCTCGTCGCACGGCTCCCCATGGGCATGTTCAGCGTGAGCGCCGTCATCATGATCTCCGGCGCCCGCGGCTCGTACGCCCTGGCCGGCGCCGTCACCGCGACCGGTCTCGCCGCGACCGCCGTCGTGGCGCCGTGGACGGCGCGGCTCGTCGACCGCCACGGCCAGGCACGCGTCGCGGTCCCCGCCACCCTCGTCGCCGCGCTCGGCTCGGTCTCCCTGGTGCTGTGCGTGCGCTACGGAGCGCCCGACTGGACGCTCTTCGCGTCGTACGCGGCCACGGCCACGACGCCCAACACCGGCGGCATGTCACGGGCCCGCTGGGCGCACCTCCTCAAGGGGGACGCGCAGGCCGTGCACACCGCGAACTCCTTCGAGCAGGCCGTCGACGAGCTCTGCTTCATGCTCGGACCCGTCCTCGCCGCGTTCCTGTGCGGCACGCTCTTCCCCCAGGCCGGCACCCTGATCGGGGTGTTTCTGCTGGTGACCGGCGTTCTCGTCTTCGCCGCGCAGCGGGCGACCGAACCCCCGCCACAGGGTCGTCGCCATCCTCGGGACCACACGGACACGTCCGCCGCGACGACATCGCTGCTCCGCGCGCGCGGGATGCCCGCTCTGCTGATCGGCTTCCTCGCCACGGGTGCCGTCTTCGGATCGCTCGAAGTCGTCACGATCGCCTACGCCGACGAGCGGGGCCACAAGGGGGCCGCGGGCGCGGTCCTCGCCCTCCAGGCCGCGGGTTCCTGCGCGGCGGGGCTCGTCCACGGAGCCGTGAGACCACGCGGGTCCCTCGGCCGCCGCCACGTCCTGTGCGCAGCCGCCATGACGGCTGCGATGACCTTGCCCCTGCTCGCGGTCGTGTCGGCCGGGTCGCTGACCGTCCTCTCCATGGCGCTGCTGTGCGCGGGGATGGCGACGGCGCCCACGATGGTCACCGCCATGACGCTGGTGCAACGGCGTACCCCCGAGGGGCGGTTGAACGAGGGCATGACCCTCGCCGTGACCGGCCTCCTCGGGGGCATCGCCTGCGGCGCGGCGGGCGGCGGCTGGGCGGTGGAGCACCTGGGCGCCGCCGCCGGTTACGGCGTGCCGGTCGCCGCCGCCTGCTGCGCCCTGCTGCTCAGCAGCTCGCAGGCTTGCGCCACGAGCACTCGACCTCGGCTGCGTCGCCGCCGTCCCGCTCCACCGCGCGTGTCGGACGCGGTGTGACCGGGACGGCCCGGTCCGCGGTCGAGGAGGCGAGCGTCACCACGATGGCGTCCTCCAGCGCCTTCACGGAGGAGGCCAGGTAGTTGTTCAGGACGATGCTGAAGACCAGCTCGCGCCCGTCCTTGTCCTTCACGTAGCCGGACAGCGCGGACGCACCCGTCAACGACCCGGTCTTCGCGCGGACGTTGAGGGCGGCGGGGGTCCCGCACATCCGGGTGCGCAGTGTGCCGCCGTCGAACTTGTCCGGGTCGCAGGCCACCGGCAGGGACTTGTACCAGTCGGCGAACCACGGCTCGCTCTTCGCCGAACGCAGCAGCTTGATGTACTGCTCGGCCGCGACGTTGTTCTTGCGCGAGAGTCCGGAGCCGTCGACCTGGCGGATCTTCCCCGGGTCGACGCCCGCGGTCTTCAGGTAGCCGCCGATGGCCGTGATGCCGTCGCTCCAACTACCCGCCCTGCCGGTCGCCTTGTGGCCCATGGCCTTGGTGAGGCTCTCGGCGTGCATGTTGTTGGACAGCTTCATGAACGGGATCATGAGGTCCTTGAGCGGCATCGAGTCGTGCGTGGCGAGCCTGCGGGCGTTCCCCGGGGTGGCGATCCCGGCGCGAGTCGGGCCGTTCACCTTCACGCCGTGCGCGGCGAGAGCGTCGCGGAAGACGGCGGCGGCGTACTTGGTGGGCTCCCAGACGGTGACCCATTCCTTGGTGGTGTCCCCGCCGACGGGGACGGTGCCGCTGACGGTGATGACGTTCTTGCCGTGCTGCCGTTCCACGGCGA
This window encodes:
- the dacB gene encoding D-alanyl-D-alanine carboxypeptidase/D-alanyl-D-alanine-endopeptidase; its protein translation is MSRPVRRVNTRMRHWIWPAVLAVAAAGLSAGTPAGADSDRSGLPEAIDTILGDPRMEGGVASVVVADSASGDVLYQHRSSGRLMPASNTKLLTSAAAMELLGPGHRFTTDVRTTAQRRGSELRGDLYLRGTGDPTTLAKDYDRLAAKIADSGIRRVSGRLVADDTRFDDRRVGDTWGADDESSYYAAQISALSVAPDTDYDTGTVIVEVSPGARAGAKPRVRVTPKTDYVDIDLRATTVARGGADTVAVERQHGKNVITVSGTVPVGGDTTKEWVTVWEPTKYAAAVFRDALAAHGVKVNGPTRAGIATPGNARRLATHDSMPLKDLMIPFMKLSNNMHAESLTKAMGHKATGRAGSWSDGITAIGGYLKTAGVDPGKIRQVDGSGLSRKNNVAAEQYIKLLRSAKSEPWFADWYKSLPVACDPDKFDGGTLRTRMCGTPAALNVRAKTGSLTGASALSGYVKDKDGRELVFSIVLNNYLASSVKALEDAIVVTLASSTADRAVPVTPRPTRAVERDGGDAAEVECSWRKPASC
- a CDS encoding MFS transporter; the encoded protein is MPHNPYSRLFAIPGTTAFTLGNLVARLPMGMFSVSAVIMISGARGSYALAGAVTATGLAATAVVAPWTARLVDRHGQARVAVPATLVAALGSVSLVLCVRYGAPDWTLFASYAATATTPNTGGMSRARWAHLLKGDAQAVHTANSFEQAVDELCFMLGPVLAAFLCGTLFPQAGTLIGVFLLVTGVLVFAAQRATEPPPQGRRHPRDHTDTSAATTSLLRARGMPALLIGFLATGAVFGSLEVVTIAYADERGHKGAAGAVLALQAAGSCAAGLVHGAVRPRGSLGRRHVLCAAAMTAAMTLPLLAVVSAGSLTVLSMALLCAGMATAPTMVTAMTLVQRRTPEGRLNEGMTLAVTGLLGGIACGAAGGGWAVEHLGAAAGYGVPVAAACCALLLSSSQACATSTRPRLRRRRPAPPRVSDAV